Proteins encoded within one genomic window of Triticum aestivum cultivar Chinese Spring chromosome 2D, IWGSC CS RefSeq v2.1, whole genome shotgun sequence:
- the LOC123048605 gene encoding calmodulin-binding protein 25-like, giving the protein MDAMSCLLPPPPASFLSASCSLGPAYYTDAALARALNFSSMPEYEYDYSPAVSSPSSASAPSSSSLLADFPYSAGDGSSWFASTAAPATGSLACDSVLVASDAPPRPPSTPVGAAANKRRAGLGPNAAGAGRAGKRRARASKRAPTTYISTDPANFRLMVQHVMAVQAEPGAPDGSGALLPASFDASSGAALLDCHPFDGALLMPADVDAAELHRHHHQQQQPCYPTLDSWSVMYESSQLL; this is encoded by the coding sequence ATGGACGCCATGTCGTgcctgctgccgccgccaccggcgTCGTTCCTCTCGGCCTCCTGCTCGCTCGGCCCTGCCTACTACACCGACGCCGCCCTCGCGCGCGCGCTGAACTTCTCGTCCATGCCCGAGTACGAGTACGACTACTCCCCCGCGGTCTCCTCCCCGTCCTCCGCCtcggcgccctcctcctcctccctcctcgcgGACTTCCCGTACAGCGCGGGCGATGGCAGCAGCTGGTTCGCCTCCACGGCCGCGCCGGCGACGGGTTCACTCGCCTGCGACTCCGTCCTCGTCGCGTCAGACGCGCCGCCGCGTCCGCCGTCCACCCCCGTGGGCGCCGCGGCGAACAAGAGGCGGGCGGGCCTGGGGCCCAACGCGGCGGGCGCGGGGCGCGCCGGGAAGCGGCGCGCGCGGGCGTCGAAGCGCGCGCCCACCACGTACATCAGCACCGACCCCGCCAACTTCCGGCTCATGGTGCAGCACGTGATGGCCGTCCAGGCCGAGCCGGGCGCGCCCGATGGAAGCGGCGCACTCCTGCCCGCGTCGTTCGACGCGTCTTCCGGCGCGGCGCTGCTGGACTGCCACCCGTTCGACGGCGCGCTGCTGATGCCGGCCGACGTGGACGCCGcggagctccatcgccaccaccaccagcagcagcagccgtGCTACCCGACGCTGGACTCGTGGAGCGTCATGTACGAGAGCAGCCAGCTGCTCTAG